The following coding sequences are from one Gossypium raimondii isolate GPD5lz chromosome 4, ASM2569854v1, whole genome shotgun sequence window:
- the LOC105778766 gene encoding protein SIEVE ELEMENT OCCLUSION B: MESILEPATKMQQSDRGLRLSFSTSYDGLMLKQIQAVHVPDGRAIDVRPLLHIVEDILSFAAPSGDAIVETGKQATGTEAFQHQTNYQTNITDMLETLSFLIDRISIEMARKCSETREEHATTMSILSMVSNYPWDAKLVIALSAFAVNYGEFWLLAQCYTSNQLAKNLAILKQVPGILQHSTMLKSRFDTIKDLITAMLDIAKCLVEFKEIPSNYVTEDVAAAVSAAMDHIPVAIYWTIRSMLATASQITGLSGSENEFLSSLESWELSSLVHKLSTMHSHLVGLLAICHKQIDERKFIEAYQNLQYLFNAAQIDNIKVLKALINPKDDPLPLVDGANKKRVSVDVLRKRNVLLLISDLDILQDEVVILQQIYEESRRQSNSLDQNPYELVWLPVLDSSVSLSKIKQRIFENLTATMTWFTLRHPALLNRAVFKFIKEEWGFEQKPIVVVLDPQGRVTCSNAIHMMWIWGNLAFPFTIAKEDALWKAETLTLDFLVDGIDPVILKWISEERFIFLYGGEDIEWIRNFTHTVKTAARACGIAMEMVYVGKRNPKENIRRNMAIINEEKLSHCLPDITANWYFWIRIESMWNSKHQLGKADENDPTTQEIMTLLSYDGGEGYGWALLGKGSTEFTKARGTTFLTCLSDYNLWAEDVQTKGLVSAIHDYFLQNPTPHHCNRLVLPGTAGRLPEMVTCSECRRTMERYILYHCCDE, translated from the exons ATGGAATCCATCCTAGAGCCTGCAACTAAAATGCAGCAATCCGACAGAGGTCTAAGGCTGAGCTTTTCAACATCCTATGATGGTTTGATGTTAAAGCAAATTCAGGCAGTTCATGTTCCTGATGGACGAGCCATTGATGTTCGACCTCTTCTGCATATTGTTGAAGACATCTTAAGTTTTGCCGCCCCAAGTGGTGATGCCATTGTTGAAACT GGTAAGCAAGCCACAGGCACTGAAGCATTCCAACACCAGACCAACTACCAAACCAATATTACTGACATGCTTGAAACTTTGTCTTTTCTCATTGATAGAATCTCAATTGAG ATGGCACGGAAATGCAGTGAAACTAGGGAAGAACATGCAACAACAATGTCCATATTGAGCATGGTATCCAACTACCCATGGGATGCCAAATTGGTGATAGCTTTATCAGCTTTCGCAGTTAACTATGGCGAATTCTGGCTCCTAGCCCAGTGCTACACCTCAAACCAACTAGCCAAAAACCTTGCAATCCTCAAACAAGTACCAGGAATTTTACAACATTCAACCATGTTGAAATCTCGGTTTGACACAATTAAAGATCTCATTACAGCCATGCTAGATATTGCCAAGTGTTTAGTTGAGTTTAAGGAAATACCATCTAATTATGTTACGGAAGATGTTGCCGCTGCAGTATCGGCAGCCATGGATCATATACCGGTAGCCATCTACTGGACCATCAGAAGCATGTTGGCTACTGCATCTCAGATTACTGGTCTTTCAGGATCAGAAAATGA GTTTCTTTCATCCTTGGAATCCTGGGAGCTATCAAGCTTAGTACACAAGCTCAGCACCATGCACAGCCATCTAGTAGGTCTACTGGCTATCTGCCATAAGCAAATAG atgaaagaaaatttatagaaGCCTATCAGAACCTTCAATATTTGTTTAATGCCGCCCAAATTGACAACATTAAGGTTCTCAAGGCGTTGATTAACCCAAAGGATGATCCACTTCCACTAGTTGATGGGGCCAACAAGAAAAGG GTTAGTGTTGATGTTCTAAGGAAAAGAAATGTTCTATTGCTGATATCAGATCTAGACATCTTGCAAGATGAAGTCGTCATTCTTCAACAGATATACGAGGAGTCCAGAAGGCAATCAAACAGCCTGGACCAGAATCCATACGAGTTAGTGTGGCTGCCAGTGCTAGACTCATCTGTCTCGTTGTCTAAGATCAAGCAACGTATATTTGAGAATCTGACAGCAACTATGACATGGTTCACATTGCGCCACCCTGCATTGCTTAATCGGGCGGTGTTCAAGTTCATCAAGGAAGAGTGGGGGTTCGAGCAGAAGCCTATCGTTGTGGTTTTAGATCCTCAAGGAAGGGTTACATGTTCTAATGCAATTCACATGATGTGGATTTGGGGCAATTTGGCCTTCCCTTTCACCATTGCTAAGGAAGATGCTTTATGGAAAGCTGAGACTTTGACACTTGACTTTCTTGTGGATGGTATTGATCCTGTGATTCTGAAATGG ATATCAGAAGAAAGATTCATATTCTTGTATGGGGGAGAGGATATAGAGTGGATCAGGAATTTCACACACACTGTAAAAACTGCTGCAAGAGCTTGTGGCATTGCAATGGAAATGGTTTATGTCGGAAAGAGAAATCCAAAGGAGAATATCCGTAGAAACATGGCTATTATCAATGAAGAAAAACTTAGCCATTGCTTGCCAGACATAACTGCTAATTGGTACTTCTGGATTCGGATCGAAAGCATGTGGAACTCGAAGCACCAACTTGGTAAAGCAGATGAGAATGATCCCACAACTCAAGAAATCATGACATTGCTTTCATATGATGGCGGTGAAGGGTATGGATGGGCCTTGCTTGGTAAAGGTTCAACAGAGTTCACCAAAGCCAGGGGGACTACATTTTTAACTTGCTTATCAGATTATAATCTGTGGGCTGAAGATGTGCAAACAAAAGGATTGGTGTCGGCAATTCATGATTACTTTTTGCAGAATCCGACCCCACATCATTGCAACCGACTTGTTCTACCAGGCACTGCCGGTCGGTTGCCGGAAATGGTGACTTGTTCTGAATGTCGACGAACCATGGAGAGGTACATTTTGTACCACTGCTGCGATGAATAA